From Monomorium pharaonis isolate MP-MQ-018 chromosome 9, ASM1337386v2, whole genome shotgun sequence, the proteins below share one genomic window:
- the LOC105829019 gene encoding C2H2 finger domain transcription factor crzA, with protein MSEMTSAVETQQQQQQYVGGSSNAEHHCKPCGVNFDSEKSLEVHMHYQHNKNSLNQWPNKAQQEESNNNHSKTGNHNNHVSASRDSVPADSSEPSSMSPSQDLTSSQQQTQQQQQQQSQQQSQQPAIQTIVCQPYDHFRAPMFSESGYFMQNDQTYIMSHHFSPSQEDGQSNGGRDSGYMRYPYQPYQHQQLFPSETIHATSNSTSPQSPPFHCDKCGAAFEDANQLGEHTRTNHLDSPTTYPSVPQYQQLGNSPQQQGQQLHSSPPLSNQPQQTSYDYNGQTVKSEIKQEQPEEQTEILDLDSHKVQTHRYEEEMIRLQQQQQQQQQQQQGLQMQMHHQQVMQQQQSQRVESLPVSSMLGWPTIQTHDYHTGHPPMGPINNIPPIADQDQYIRSQHMPVEHGHQNSPIISSTQPMSGHQMSAGFVQQTPKAPPLGNQNWKSNEARRPKTYNCTACNKWFTSSGHLKRHYNTTLHKNAVKNGKEPDPATLPINAHHHPPRENSTGHSTSGRGGGAPARSPPELSSSRSPPNLMAGPSGEATRGLLHTPTTLCNNNSNSSNSSSESLTAALVQQQQQQQQQLVHAGIINSPVSSPLAGHHQQQMGTAPHQLGLQQQQQQQPHLSTGSSGQPVHHSTISPTMPPPVASHTLNCPSPMGSSSHPVHHMNSPPGSGHQAMTSPTAMGGTTMPHQPYPNALPPHVTITTSTPAVPLESTQTAILHLTIGNEQNERPRHMLPSFRTILNFTEFEYAVDQNQTETVNVGGLNVEEEITPQESFESSESNYDIFSPSRYAKPFSNVDMTTLQTNDVVDNVTQDENATVTLCYTLEHVIEKNNNHLPHLGHAKEDLDPNIGLDLKKNRKVKGSTKKECNKIITTANIISDGDIHKCVDCNKVFNKACYLTQHIRSFHSGERPFKCSQCGKRFPDEEQHNRHSTMHSMARKHKCEMCPKIFAHKTDLKRHLCIHTGKRPFKCDICGKGFIRQDHMKKHQETHNKKMRLEKQRQAARVFSQRVNPNNPQRINIVTSITNGAARLQQNISRIKKLQLDN; from the coding sequence ATGAGTGAGATGACGAGTGCCGTCGAGacgcaacagcaacagcaacagtaCGTAGGCGGTAGCTCTAATGCGGAGCACCACTGCAAGCCTTGCGGTGTCAATTTCGACAGCGAGAAGAGCTTGGAGGTGCATATGCACTACcagcataataaaaattcgttAAATCAATGGCCCAATAAGGCACAGCAggaagaaagtaataataaccaTAGCAAGACTGGTAACCACAATAATCACGTGAGCGCCAGCCGCGACAGCGTGCCGGCGGATTCGAGCGAGCCGTCATCGATGTCGCCCTCTCAGGATCTAACATCCTCGCAACAACAAacacaacagcagcagcaacaacaatcGCAACAACAATCTCAACAGCCTGCCATACAGACAATTGTCTGTCAGCCGTACGATCATTTTCGAGCTCCAATGTTTAGCGAGAGCGGCTACTTTATGCAGAACGATCAAACTTACATCATGTCTCATCATTTTTCGCCATCACAGGAAGACGGCCAGAGCAACGGCGGTCGCGACAGTGGTTACATGCGCTATCCATATCAACCGTATCAACATCAGCAATTGTTTCCCTCGGAAACAATTCACGCGACTTCTAATTCCACCAGCCCACAAAGCCCGCCTTTTCATTGCGACAAATGTGGTGCCGCTTTTGAGGATGCGAATCAATTAGGTGAGCACACGAGAACGAATCATTTAGACTCACCTACCACGTATCCATCCGTACCTCAGTATCAACAGCTGGGTAACAGTCCTCAACAACAAGGCCAGCAATTACACTCATCGCCGCCTCTCTCAAATCAACCGCAACAAACCAGCTACGATTACAATGGACAGACGGTCAAGTCGGAGATAAAGCAAGAACAACCGGAGGAACAAACTGAAATTCTTGACTTAGATTCTCATAAGGTGCAAACGCATAGATACGAAGAGGAAATGATTAGGTtacagcagcaacaacagcagcagcagcaacaacagcaagGACTTCAGATGCAGATGCATCATCAACAAGTgatgcagcagcagcagtcGCAAAGAGTAGAATCGCTTCCGGTGAGTTCCATGTTGGGTTGGCCAACTATTCAAACTCACGATTATCATACAGGACATCCACCAATGGGTCCCATAAACAATATTCCACCTATCGCTGATCAGGATCAATATATACGCAGTCAACATATGCCCGTGGAGCACGGGCATCAGAATTCGCCAATAATCTCGAGCACACAACCGATGTCGGGCCATCAGATGTCGGCTGGATTCGTGCAACAAACGCCAAAAGCGCCACCGTTGGGAAATCAAAACTGGAAAAGCAACGAGGCGCGCCGTCCAAAGACATACAATTGCACTGCGTGCAACAAGTGGTTTACAAGTTCAGGACATTTGAAGAGGCATTATAATACTACGCTACATAAAAACGCTGTCAAGAATGGAAAAGAGCCCGATCCGGCAACTCTACCAATCAACGCTCATCATCATCCCCCTAGAGAGAATAGCACTGGTCATTCGACGAGTGGCAGAGGCGGCGGCGCTCCCGCGCGGTCTCCACCAGAATTATCATCTTCGCGGAGTCCCCCAAACTTGATGGCAGGTCCCTCGGGCGAGGCGACGAGGGGCCTGCTTCACACGCCCACCACGCTCTGCAACAACAATTccaacagcagcaacagcagcagcgaATCTTTAACAGCGGCCCTGgtacagcagcagcagcagcagcagcagcaactgGTCCATGCGGGAATAATCAATTCCCCGGTGTCATCGCCGCTGGCGGGACACCATCAGCAACAAATGGGTACAGCGCCTCACCAACTGGGTCttcagcaacagcagcaacagcagcctCACCTGTCAACGGGTTCGTCGGGCCAGCCGGTGCATCATTCCACGATTTCGCCCACCATGCCCCCACCGGTGGCATCGCACACCCTGAATTGCCCTTCGCCAATGGGTTCATCATCCCACCCGGTTCATCACATGAACTCGCCGCCCGGCTCGGGCCATCAGGCAATGACTTCGCCCACAGCGATGGGGGGTACTACGATGCCTCATCAACCGTACCCAAACGCCTTGCCCCCCCACGTTACAATTACTACCAGCACCCCGGCGGTCCCACTGGAATCTACCCAAACGGCTATCCTACACCTTACTATTGGTAACGAGCAAAACGAGCGGCCACGACATATGTTGCCCAGTTTTagaactattttaaattttacggaATTCGAATACGCGGTAGATCAAAACCAGACAGAGACCGTTAACGTGGGGGGGCTAAATGTGGAGGAGGAGATCACTCCTCAAGAGTCATTTGAATCTTCAGAATCAAATTATGACATATTTTCACCTTCGCGTTATGCTAAGCCATTTAGCAATGTAGACATGACGACGTTGCAGACAAATGACGTTGTAGACAATGTAACGCAAGATGAAAATGCAACAGTTACATTGTGCTATACACTTGAGCACGTTATCGAGAAAAACAACAATCATTTACCACATTTAGGACATGCGAAGGAAGATTTAGATCCAAATATCGGTTTGGACCTCAAGAAAAATCGTAAGGTCAAAGGCAGTACAAAGAAGGAATGTAATAAGATTATCACTACTGCTAATATCATCTCAGACGGTGACATACATAAGTGCGTTGATTGCAATAAGGTGTTCAACAAGGCCTGCTACTTGACGCAGCATATTAGAAGCTTTCATTCGGGCGAGAGGCCGTTTAAATGTAGCCAGTGCGGCAAACGGTTTCCAGACGAGGAGCAGCACAACAGGCACTCGACAATGCATTCGATGGCGAGAAAGCACAAATGCGAAATGTGCCCAAAGATATTCGCTCACAAAACTGATCTTAAGCGGCACCTTTGCATCCACACTGGTAAACGGCCCTTTAAATGTGATATTTGCGGCAAGGGATTCATCAGGCAAGATCACATGAAGAAGCATCAAGAAACACACAATAAGAAAATGCGACTAGAAAAACAACGGCAAGCTGCTCGGGTCTTCTCTCAACGAGTCAACCCTAATAATCCCCAACGGATCAATATCGTTACATCAATAACAAACGGAGCAGCACGGttgcaacaaaatatttcaagaatcAAGAAGTTACAgttagataattaa